The genomic interval AGGTAGACGGTGCCGTAGTCGTTCCCGGCGAGCGCTCGGCCGAGCGCGCGCGGCGTCGGATGGTTCGACACGTCCACCTCGTCGGGGAACGAGCAGTCGTGCACGAACACGTCGGTGCCGTCCGCGAACGCGGCGAGGTCGTCGAACGCCTCCGAGTCCCCGCTGTACGCGAAGTCACCGATGCGATAGGCGAAACACCGCATGGAGTGCCGGGTCTCCATCGAATCCACGTCGAACCCGGCGACGGAGAACTCGCCCTCGATGTCGCGGAGCGTGAGGTCGACCCTGTCCCGGAGGTAGTCGTGGACGTCCAGCAGGCCCGCCACGAGGTCGGTGGTTCCGGGCGGCCCCGCGACGGTGAGGGACTCCTCGCCCGCGAGCCACCGGGCCTTCAACAGGGGGAGGAGGTCGCTCACGTGGTCGGTGTGGTGATGGGTGAGGAGGACGGTGTCCACGCCCTCGTAGCCGGTGGGAGTGGCGGCGAGTCGGTGGAGGACGCCGCTCCCACAGTCCACGAGCAGGGTGTTCTCGTCGTCTTCGAGGAGGAGGCCGGACTGGACGCGCTTGCCGGTCGGCATCGCGCTCCCGGTGCCGAGAAACGTGACGCGCATACCCCGACTCGTGCGGGGAGGGAGAAAAGCGTCTAGAAGTCGCTCGCGAACTCGACGTGGCTGTACGTCAGGAGGTAGCCGTACGCGAGCGCCGCGAGGCCCGCGACGGCCGCGCACATCGCCACCTGGTCGGTGTTCAGGCAGTCGAGCGCGACGAACCCGAGCCAGACGGGCACGGCGTTCACGAACCCGCCCGCGAGCACGCCGCCCTCGGGGAGGAACGCGAGCGAGTAGTGGTACGCGAGCGGGTAGAGCAGGCCGAGCACGAGGAGGTAGATGGAGAACGCGGCGAGCGCCCCCGTGATGCCCGCGATGTTCACGAACGGGTCAGCTTCGTACCCGATAGCCGGTGCCACACCGTAGAGAACCAGGAAGTGCGCGATGACGCCGATGAGCCCGCCGAACACCGCGCTGGCTTCGCCTCGCATACCCGGTTCGTCTCGGGCGCGAACCAAGAACGTATCGGGTTAGAGGCTCGCCCACTCGACCATCCGCCGGTACGTGTCGTCCGTTCGGAGCGCGTCGGCGTCCCCGACGAGCACCATCGCTTTCTTCGCGCGGGAGAGCGCGACGTTCAGCCGCCGGTAGTCCTCGAAAATCGGGCTCTCCATGTCGTCGGACGCGACGAACGACACGACGATGACCTCCTTCGACGACCCCTGGAAGCGGTCGACGGTGTCCACGGCGACCCCGTCGGGGACGCGCCGCCCGATTTCGGTGACCTGCGCGCGGAACGGCGCGATGACGCCGACCTCCCCGGGTTCGACGCCGGCGTCGAGGTAGGCCTCCACGAGTTCGGTGACGCGCTCCGCCTCGCGGGCGTCCGTGTGCGCGGCGTCGGTTCCCTCGACGTGCTCGAACCGCACGCCCTCGGGGACGCCGGTCACGCCGATGTCCGCGAGTGACTGGCCCGCCACCTCGCCGGTCGCGGGCCGCAGTTGGCCGTCGTAGAACTCGGTCGAACTGAACGCCTGAATCCGCTGGCTCATCCGGTACTGCTGGTCGAGCATCACGCCCGCGTCCGGATACTGCTCGATGAGGCGCTCGAACAGGGACTCGGAGAGCCGGCCGCCCGACCGCACGACCGGCGGCAACTGTTGGTGGTCGCCGACGAGCACGAACCGCTCCGCGCGGTTCGCCGCCGCGAGCGTGTCCGGCTCGGTGAGCTGTGAGGCCTCGTCCACGAGCGCCACGTCGAACTCCTGCGAGCGCAGGATGCGCGACCCGCAGGTCGCCGTGGTCGCCGCGACCACGTCCGCGGACTCCAGTTTCTCCGCCTGCTCGCGGGGGTCGCCGGACTTCGACAACCGATACGTCTGCATGTCCTCGCGCACCCCGGACTCCGTGCCGACGCGCACGACGTCCTCGAACCCCTGGGATTCGATGGCGTCGAGGGCGTTGTCCACCGCGCGGTTCGTGAACGCCGACAGGAGCACGCGCTCGCCCCGCTCGACGAGTTCGCGGACGATGCGGGCGATGGTGTACGTCTTCCCCGTCCCGGGCGGCCCGTGCACGAGCGCGAAGTCCTCCGCGTTCAGCGCCCGATTGACGGCGGCGTTCTGCGCGTCGTTGTTGTCGATGAACGTCTCCGTCCCCGACTCGAACCGGGGGTCCTCCCGGCCGAACAGCACGTCACGGCGGCGCTCCTCTGATTTGAGGACGAAGTCGTGGAGCGCCGAGAGCATCCGACTGACGTTCAGGTCGCTCGGGTACACGTCGAGTCGCCGGAGCTCCACGGGTTCGTCCGTCGAGACCACGACCTCGTCCGCGTCGAGGCGTTCGACGCGCGCCATCTCCGCCGTCCCGTGCACGGGGTCGCCGTCGTTCGCCAGCACGCGGTCGCCCTCCCGAATCTTCGAGGTCGCCGCGGACGGTCGCTTCGCGGTGAGCCGCCACCGGCCGTCGGGGAGTTCCTCCCGCGAGTCGGGTTCGAGGCCGACGATGGCGCGGTCGTCGTCCGCCCGTTCGTCCGGGCTCTGCTTCCAGAGCTTCGCGTACTCCCGGTGGACTTCGCGGCGCTCGGCCTCGATGGCGTCGTAGAGGTCGTCGAAGTACTCGCGCTCCGCCTCGGGGAGCTTCCTCCCGATTTGGCCGGCTTTCGACTCCTGGCCGAGTCGGCCGGAGACGACCATGCAGGCGTCCTGCTCGAAGCAGTACTCGCACTTCGCGTTCGCCTCGTAGCCCGTCGGCGTCGTCTCGGACCATTCGAGCGCGGCGAGGTGGTTGCGGGTGCGGACGACGAATTCGAGGAGTCCCTTCCCGATGCTGAACTCCTTCGCGGGGCTGAGGTCGCCGCTCGCCTCGTTGCGTGCCATCGCCGCGTTCTTCGTGTAGAGCAACGTGCCGGTGTCCGCGGGGACGCCGCGTTCCGAGAGCAAGAGCGCGTAGCACGCGGCCTGAATCTTGTCGTGGAAGCGGGGGTCGCGGTTCGTGTTCTTCCCCGTCTTCAGCTCCACGGGCATCCCGCGGCGGATGGCGTCACAGCGTCCCTTGATGCCGAACGTGTCCGACACCAGCGTGTACTCCGACCGCCACTCGTCCTCCTCCGTGAGGAGTCCCTGGTTCAGCCAGCCCTCGATGGCGCTCGCGTTCTGCCGCACGTCCTCCCGCACCTCCGCGAACTCCTTGTCCAGCAATCCGAGTTCGAGGCCGGCCTCCCGGACGCGCTCGTCGATTGCGTCGTCCAGGTCGCGGCCGCGGAGCAGGTCGCCGAACACCTCGTGGACGATAGTCCCCTTCGTCACCGCGTACTTGAGCGGGAGCGCCTGCAGCTTCGAGAGGTAGTACTGGCGCGGACACTGCACGAACTCCCGGATGTCGGTGACGTTCACCAGGAACTCCGGCTCCACCACCACGTACGACTCCTTCCCCGTCGCGTACTCCGTCTCCCCCGCGTACTCGCGCTCCTCCGCGTCCGTCACCACCAACTCCATCCCCGGCGAGAGGTACTCCGCCGACTCCGTCCACTTCCCCCACAGCGACACCTCGTGGAACGAGGCGTCCTCCCGCACCGTCACGTCCAACACGTCGCGCTCCCCGTACTGCGTGCTCACCGACCGAACCTCACCGACCTCGGTGACCTCGCCCCGAACGTTCACATACGGGATAACGGCGGCGCGAGAAAAACGCTGTCGCTCCCCGGAACCGTCTTTACCTCCGCTAACTCACCCGACACCGCTACCGCGTCCGCGAAAGCCCGCTCGCCCCCGTTCGAATCCCCCTCCCGCGGTTGGTCGGCGGGGCGGACTGCGTGGAGTGGGTCGCGGTTCGGGACGCGTTGGTGGTCTGGTTCGAGCGATACGCTTACCGTGGTCACGCCGTAACGTCGGGGTGTATGCGAGTCCGTGACTGGAAGGACATCGTGGAGGACGTCGTGGACAGCGGCGCTGACCCGGACGGCTGGCGGGCCGTCGCCGGCGACCGCGCCGGCGGTGTCGGCGAAGACCTCTACCTCGGGCATCCGAGCGCGGGCGTCTACCAGCTCAAGACGTACGCGAAGAATCCCTACGAAGTGAAGGGCGCGGGCGCGCGGGTGGCGCGGCGGCTGGACGACGAACTCGACTCCTTCTTCCCGGAGAAGACCGGCGGCGGGTTCGCGGTGCAGTCCCCGCCGGAGGACGAAGACGACGCCGAGGAGAAAGCCCAGCGGCTGGAGGAAGTGGTGAAGGCGCACGCGGACGCGCCGACGACGCCGGACGCGCTGTTCGAGGACGTGATGGACGCCATCGACAGCCCCGCGTTCGGCCCGATGGAGTACGACCAGTACGGCCGGCCGGAGGAACTCGACGGTCTCTCCGACACGTTCGAGGAGGCGGAGGAACTGCTGACGGAGGAACTCGACGACCTCATCGAGTCCGACGACGTGGGACGGGGCTTCCAGTAGCCCGGCCTCCCGAACTTTCTTTTGGTCGCTCGCGTCACACACGACCGATGAGCGACAGTCACGACGCAGACCCCGAGCGCGCGGTGTCCCTCCTCCTCGTGGCAGTCGGCGTCGCCGTCGTCGCGTACGGCGTCGTCGCGTCCCGCATCCCCGCGCTCGTCGTGGGCGTGGGCGGGAGCGCGGCCGGCCTGGCGCTGTTCTCCCGGACGACCGGAACGCGGTGAGCGAGACGACGGCGGACGCCCGCACCTGGTCTCGGTGGTTCTCAGTCGCGAGAGCCGTAGATGAGCGACGTGCACTCGTCCACGAACGCGCCGAGGCCCTGCGCCACGTCGCGGTCGAGCGACACGAGCACGCCGCCGCCGCCCGACGGGTCGCGGAAGTGAATGATAGCGGCGGCGTCGTACAGTTCGACGTTCGCCTGGCTGTCGCCGAGCGGGTCGTACCAGTCCGAGTCGCTGATGGGCGTGTAGTCGCGAGCGCGCGCGATGGTGCGGCCGACGGTTCGGCGGAACTCCTCGGTCTTGAGGTCGTCGCGGAGGTAGAGAATCGTCCAGTCGTCCGCGGTGTACCGTATCGCGACGCGGAACGCGTCGCCGGCGCGTTCGTGGACGCGTTCGAGGAGTCGCCGGTACCGCTCTGCCATACAGTCACTCACGCGGCCGACGGGGAAAACGTTCGGGGCTACGCGACCCGCGCGAGCCACCGCCCGGGCGTGTCGAGTTCGTCCCGCCGCGGGAGGTTCTCCGGCGCGTTCCAGACGAGACTCGCGGTCTCGATGCCGCGCGCGTCAACGACGGCGTCGAAGAACTCTCGGCCCTGTTCGTACTGCTTGCGCTTCAGACCGAGACCGAGCAGGTGGCGGAACAGTTTGGTGAGGGGGCCGCCGCCGCGCCGGCGGGCGTCGAGTTTCCGCCGGAGGTCGCCGTACTCGCGGTCGAACGCGCGGTCCATCAGCAACTCGGCGTACCCCTCGACGGCGGTCATCGCGAGCAACACCTCCTCGAACTCGTCGGTGTCGAGGCGGTACTCGTCTTCGAGTTCCGTGATGCCCGCGCGCAAGCGGTCTTCGAGGTAGTCCGCGAGCCAGGGCGCGGCCCCGAACTCGGCGGCGTGCGTGACCTCGTGGAAGGCTATCCAGCGCCGGAAGCGCGCGAGCGGCACGTCCAGGGACGCGGCGGCCTCGACGATGTTCGGGTGGACGAAGTAGAGTTCGTGCGCGTCGCCGTCCGCGAGCAGGAGGGGGTCGTACTGGCCGAGGACGTTCCGCGCGAGGAAGGAGAGCGCGGCCGCCGCGCCGCCCGTGTTGAGCGTGCGGGAGACGCCGGGAAGAGAGGCAGACGCGTCGTTCACGGGGCGGAACGCGCGCTCGAACGTCCCCGCGTTCGCGTCTATCCAGTGGTGGCGGTTCATCACCGACACCGTCTCGGGCACGTCGAAGTCGAGCGTGGAGACCTCGCGGATGCGCTCGCGGGCGTCCCGCACGTCCCCCGCGTACGCCTCGCGCTCGGCCGCGGTGAGGGTGAGGTCGCCGGGCGGCGTCCCGGCCTTCGCGGCGTCACGAACCGCGTTCCAGTCGACGAGCGAGTCGCCGGACGCGGACGCGACCGCGCGAACGCCCTCGAACAGACTCATACGTGTCCTCCGCCGCCCGACGAAATAGGTCTTGTGCGTCCCCGTCCGTTCAGTTCAGGAGTTTCTTCACCGCGAACGCGACGCCCGCGAGCACGGCGAGCGCGACCAGCGCCGGCACGACCGCGGACCCGCTCGAACCGGTCTCGGTCTCCTCGTCGGCGTCGAACGACGGTTCTGCGTCGAACACGCTCCCGTCCTCGTCCTCCGCGGGGCCGAAGTTCGCGATGGGTGTGAACTCGCTGTCGTGGAAGTGAATCTCGAAGATTCCCATACTCGGGGGTTCGGCGGGACGCGTGTTAGCCGTTGTGGGACTGGGGCGCTCGGGTTCCGTGGCGTTCATGGTCGCAGACCTTCGAATCGAAGTATGGACAGAGACCGCCGCGAGTTCCTCGACGCACTCCTCGACACCGCGAGCCCGTCCGGGTTCGAAGCGCCCGCCCAGCGCGTCTGGGTGGACTACGTCGAATCGTTCGCCGACGACGTGCACACGGACGCGTACGGGAACGCGGTCGCCGTCTACGAGGGCGGCGACGGCCCCGAGTTCCTGTTCGGCGGGCACGCCGACGAAATCGGCTACATGGTCGCGAAAGTGGACGACGACGGCTTCATCCACCTCACGCCCGTCGGCGGCTCCGATAAGTCCGTCTCGAAGGGCCGCCACGTCGTCGTGCACACGGAGGACGGCCCCGTGAACGGCGTCATCGGCCAGACCGCCATCCACCTCCGCGACCCGAGCGACGAGGAGTACGACGACATCGGCGAGATGACGGTCGATATCGGCGCTGAGGACGAGGCGGAGGCGCGCGAACTCGTCTCCGTCGGCGACCCCATCACGGTCGCGGAGGGCGTCCACGACCTCGCCGGCCACAAGGTCGCGGCGCGCGGCCTCGACAACCGCGTCGGCATCTGGGTCGCCGCCGAAGCCCTCCGGCGCGCCGCCGACCGCGGCGTCGATTCCACCGTGTACGCCGTCTCCACCGTCCAGGAGGAGGTCGGCCTGCAGGGCGCGAAGATGGTCGGGTACGACGTGAACCCGGACGCCGCCGTCGCCGTGGACGTGACCCACGCCTCGGACAGCCCCGAGTTCCCCAGCGACAAGCACAACGAAATCGGACTCGGGGACGGCCCGGTCGTCGCGCGCGGCTCCACGAACCACCGCGAACTCGTCGCCGCCGTCCGCGACGCCGCCGACGCCGAAGCCATCGACGTGCAACTCCAGGCCGCCGGCATCCGCACCGGCACGGACGCCGACGCGTTCTACACGAGCCGGAGCGGCGTCCCCTCCCTCAATTTGGGCCTCCCGAACCGCTACATGCACACGCCCGCGGAGGTCATCGACCAGCGCGACCTCGACGCCGCCGCCGACCTCCTCGCCGCCGTCGCCGACCACGAATCCGGCCGCGACGCCTTCACAGTCGACATATAGGTCCGATATATTTAAGCGTGCGACGGGCCGGAGTGTGGGTATGAGCGGCCGACCTCTCGACATCCTGGAGGACTCCCTCGACGAACCCGTGTCCGTCCACCTCAAGGACGGCGAAATCTTCGAGGGCGTCCTCACCGGCTACGACCAGCACATGAACCTCGTCCTCGAAGACGGCGAAGACACAACCGTTATCCGAGGCGACAACGTCGTTACCATCAAACCATGACCGGCTCAGGAACTCCCAGCCAGGGCAAGAAGAACACCACCACGCACGTCAAGTGCCGCCGCTGCGGCGAGAAGTCCTACCACGTGAAGAAGGGCGAATGCTCCTCGTGCGGCTTCGGGAAGTCCTCGAAGCGCCGCGACTACGCGTGGCAGGGCAAGACCGGCGACAACTAACTCAGGTTCTCTCGGCGACGCCGCGCGTTCGCCGGACGTCTTCTTCGAGCGTTCTCGCGTGTGCGAGCCGCCGCTCCCGCACCTCCGACAGCGATAGCGTTTGTTTCTCGAACGCTCGCGTCGTCGGCGCGTACGCATCGACCGCGAACCCCATCCGGTCGAGGTAGTCCCTGAGCGCGTCCGCGGTGAGGCCGTCGTAGATAGCGGCGTCCACGTAGTCGCGGACGGCGTCGAACGCGGGGAGGACGAGTTCGTCGTCGGTGACGCGGCCGCCGCCGTCCCCGATGCGTACGTCGGTCTCGCGGACGCGCCCGACGACGCCGGCGACGGTGTTGGCGAGGCGGAGCACGTCGCTGGGGAGGGCGGCGTCCGGCGAGCGCCACTCGACGGTCGGGAACGATTCGCGGAGCTGGACGGGCGTCCAGACGGCGCTCTCCCGGTCGAAACAGGACTCGACGGTGTCGGGGTCGACGCCGGCGTCGCGGGCGGCGGCCGTGAACGCCTCGTAGCAGGACTCGACGCGGCGCGTCCAGTCGTCGGTGTCGTCGAGGTAGGGCCAGAGGCGGCCCTGGCGGTCGAAGTCGGCGTACGCCCGTCGGCGGTAGAGGTCGGATCGCGCGCCGGGCGCGACGCGTTCGCCCCGGTAGTAGGGCGAGGAGTTCACGAGCGCGAGCGCGGGATCGAGCGCGGTGAGCGCGTTCAGTTGGTCGGTCTCGTGGCCCGGCCACTGTTCGACGTGGACGTGCGTGCCCGCGCAGTGCCGGACGTACGCGAACGACTCTCCGAGCGTCCGGTTCTGCACGCGCGTGCGAGCGCTGTCGTGTTCGGGTATCTCGTCCGCCCGGAGGGGCGTGGCGAGCGGCACGAGGTGTTTTCCGCGCTCGTCGGCCCGCCGGAGCACCGCGTCCAGTCGCGCGGTGAGTTCGTCGCGGAGTTCGCGTGGCGTCGCGCAGGGCGTGGTCTTCACCTCGACGAGCGGTTCGACGAACTCCCGTTCGACGCCGTCCGTGGCGTCGAGGAGACCGCTCGGGCTGGCGAGTTCGCCGTCGTCGTCGACGACCCAGTACTCGACCTCGACGCTCCGACGGACGGGTTCCGCGTCCGCGGCCGCCCGCGTGCGTCCCCGTCCGCCACCGCCGCCGTGTCGTGACATACGTTACCAGATAACACAATTGGCCGGAGTTCCAAGAACGCTTCGCCGACTCGGACGAAATCGCCCCGACTCCTGGATGTGCGTTCCCGGTTCGACGCGCTCCGCGTACGCACGCCCGACTCACGTTAGTATGCACGATAATGCATACTATTTGGTGGTGTTGGCGGCAACTGAGGCACAATCACGGGTGTTTTTATCTGTGGATGATTCAAGAACTATCCATGGAAGATGGCGCTGGCGCGAGCCGCCCCGCGACCGGAATGACCGAGAAGTGCGGCGTCGTCGGCATCAGTCTCGCGGAGCGGGACGCCGCGCTCCCGACGTACTACGCGCTGTACGCGCTCCAGCACCGCGGCCAGGAGTCGGCGGGCATCGTCACCCACGACGGCTTCCAGCAACACCAGCACGTCGAGATGGGGCTCGTCGGAGACGCGTTCGACGAATCCGATATCGACGCCCTCACCGGAAGCACCGGCCTCGGACACGTCCGCTACCCCACCGAGGGAAGCCTCGATAAGTCCTGCGCGCAGCCGTTCTCCGTGTCGTTTCGCGGGGGCGCGCTCGGCCTGAGCCACAACGGCAACCTCGTGAACGCCGACGAGGTTCGGGACGAACTCGCGGCGACCGGCCACGCGTTCACGAGCGACGGCGACACCGAAGTCATCGCGCACGACATCGCGCGAAACCTCCTCGAAGCCGACCTCGTCCGGGCCGTCAAGCGAACGATGGAGCGCATCCACGGCTCCTACGCGCTCACCATCATGCACGACGACACCGTGATGGGCGTCCGCGACCCCGAAGGAAATCGTCCGCTCTGCATCGGCGAACTCGACGACGGCTACGTCATCACCTCCGAATCCGCCGCCATCGACACCCTCGGCGGCGACCTCGTCCGGGACGTCCAGCCCGGCGAACTCGTCGTCCTCCACGAGGACGGCACGGGGTTCGACGCCTACCAGCTGTTCGAGCGCGACCGGAGCGCGCACTGCTTCTTCGAGTACGTCTACTTCGCGCGCCCCGACTCCGTCATCGACGACGAACTCGTCTACGAAGTCCGCCGGGATCTGGGCCGCGAACTCTGGGCGGAGTCCGGCGTGGACACCGACGTGGTGATGCCCGTCCCCGACTCCGGGCGCGCGTTCGCCTCGGGGTACTCGGACGCCGCGCACGAGGACGGCGCGAGCGTCGAGTTCGCGGAGGGCCTGATGAAGAACCGGTACGTCGGCCGGACGTTCATCATGCCCACCCAGGAGGCCCGCGAGCGCGCCGTCCGCCTGAAACTCAACCCCATCCGCTCGACCGTCGAGGGGAAGTCCGTGACCATCATCGACGACAGCATCGTCCGCGGCACGACCTCGAACCAGCTCGTCGAACTCGTGCGGGACGCGGGCGCGGAGGAAGTCCACGTCCGCATCGGCGCGCCCGCCATCCTCGCGCCCTGCTACATGGGCATCAACATGGCCACACGGGACGAACTCATCGCCGCCGACAAGAGCACCGACGAAATCCGGGAGGAGATCGGCGCGGACAGCCTCTCCTACCTCTCCGTGGACGCCGTCGCGTCCGCCATCGGGAAACGCCGCGACGACCTCTGCCTCGGCTGCGTGACCGGCGAGTACCCCTACGACATCGACGGGGAGACGACCGACCGCGAGGTCGAACGCCCCGGGGTCGCGTCCGCCGACGACTGAGCCGAGTCAGCCGGTTTTTTGCGGGCGGTCGCGCTACCCCGACGCGTGACCCGCGCCCTCCCACTCACCGCGCTCTGCATCGCCCTCGTCCTCGCCGGCTGCGGCGCGCCCGTCGCGGACACCAGCACCACCGCTCCGCGGCCGACGACCGCCGAGACGTCCGAACCGACCACAATCGAGACGACGACCGCGCCCACACCGACGACGACCGACGGGACGGCCGCGCCCGCCGACGCCGACTATCCGCCGGGCGTCACCGCCGAGGGCGTCGAGAACGCTAGTCGCCTGCTCGACGCGCACGAGGCGTCCGTTGCGGCGCAGGGCGCGCACGCGGTCGCGCAGACGACCATCGACGGCGTCGTCCGCGGGGAGGCGTTCGGCCTCGTCTCCCAGTCGGTCGTGCGGTTCGCGCCGAACGGCACTCGCGTCTACTGGACGAACGCGGGCGTGAACTCGATCGGGAACGAGACGAGCGTGCAGGACACGCGGTACTACGCGAACGAGACCGCGGTCGCGACCCGGGTCGTCCAGCGGGGGAACGCGACCGTGCGCGAGCGCAACCGCAGTGACCTCTACGACCGCGTGCTCCGGAACGCCGCGACCCAGCGCCGACTGCTCCAGTCAGCGCTCGCGAACGCCGACTACGCCGTGGCGGGCGCCGAGGAACGGAACGGCACGACCGTGACGACGCTCGTCGCGGAGAACGGCACGTACGACGGCGACCAGCCGGTGACGGCGTTCGACGCGACGCTCGAACTCTCCGAATCGGGGCGCGTGCTGTCGGTCACGCGGACGCGAACCCTCCGCACCGACGCGTCCGTCGAACACCACCGAACGACGGTGACGTGGCGGCCGGTCGCCCTCCCGGTGTCGCCGCCCGCGTGGACGCCGTGGCGTCAGTAGACGACGTACAGGAGGAGGTAGACGACGATGCCGAGGAAGAATGAGACGAGCCAGAGCGACGCCGCGACCCGGCCGACGCGCGCGTGCGGCGTCCCGGGGAGTTCCGCCACGGAGTGCGTGCCGGCGAGGACGAGCGCGTACACCACGAGCGGGACGCACACCATCGCGAGCGCCATGTGCACTATCAGCACCGGGAGGTAGAGGAACTGGTACACCGCGTCGGGGCCGCCGAACTCGGTGGTGCCGTGGACGACGAGCCGGTAGAGGTAGAGTGCGAGAAAGCCCGCGAACAACAGCGTGCTCGCGCCCATCAGCGCGCGGTGCCGGGTGAAGTCGCGGTTCCGGGCGGCCCGCCAGCCGAGCGCGATGGTGGCGATGGCGGTCGCGCTGATGAGCGCGTTCAGCGACGGAATCACGGACACCAACGGCTCGTAGGTCGGGAGGAGGCCGGCGGGAATCACGCCGCGCACCGCGGCGACGACCACCGCGAGCGCGAGCGCGCTCACCACGCCCGCGACTCCGACCGTGTGACGCCGAACGAACGACTGCATACCCGTGCTTGCGTCGCCCGCGCCAAAACACTACCGTGCGGCCGTCCCGCATTCGGCCCGTGAATCGTAGGGGTTTTATTATGGCCGCGGCTACGGTGGAGTGCAGCGAGATACGCGCGAGCGTGGGTAGCCAAGCTAGGCCAAAGGCGCAGCGTTGAGGGCGCTGTCCTGTAGAGGTTCGCCGGTTCAAATCCGGTCCCACGCATCGCACCGGACGGACACACCGTCCAACGC from Salarchaeum japonicum carries:
- a CDS encoding MBL fold metallo-hydrolase; translation: MRVTFLGTGSAMPTGKRVQSGLLLEDDENTLLVDCGSGVLHRLAATPTGYEGVDTVLLTHHHTDHVSDLLPLLKARWLAGEESLTVAGPPGTTDLVAGLLDVHDYLRDRVDLTLRDIEGEFSVAGFDVDSMETRHSMRCFAYRIGDFAYSGDSEAFDDLAAFADGTDVFVHDCSFPDEVDVSNHPTPRALGRALAGNDYGTVYLTHRYPHTDGREEAMLDSIREHYGGDVELAREGDTVEF
- a CDS encoding DUF6789 family protein codes for the protein MRGEASAVFGGLIGVIAHFLVLYGVAPAIGYEADPFVNIAGITGALAAFSIYLLVLGLLYPLAYHYSLAFLPEGGVLAGGFVNAVPVWLGFVALDCLNTDQVAMCAAVAGLAALAYGYLLTYSHVEFASDF
- a CDS encoding ATP-dependent helicase, which translates into the protein MNVRGEVTEVGEVRSVSTQYGERDVLDVTVREDASFHEVSLWGKWTESAEYLSPGMELVVTDAEEREYAGETEYATGKESYVVVEPEFLVNVTDIREFVQCPRQYYLSKLQALPLKYAVTKGTIVHEVFGDLLRGRDLDDAIDERVREAGLELGLLDKEFAEVREDVRQNASAIEGWLNQGLLTEEDEWRSEYTLVSDTFGIKGRCDAIRRGMPVELKTGKNTNRDPRFHDKIQAACYALLLSERGVPADTGTLLYTKNAAMARNEASGDLSPAKEFSIGKGLLEFVVRTRNHLAALEWSETTPTGYEANAKCEYCFEQDACMVVSGRLGQESKAGQIGRKLPEAEREYFDDLYDAIEAERREVHREYAKLWKQSPDERADDDRAIVGLEPDSREELPDGRWRLTAKRPSAATSKIREGDRVLANDGDPVHGTAEMARVERLDADEVVVSTDEPVELRRLDVYPSDLNVSRMLSALHDFVLKSEERRRDVLFGREDPRFESGTETFIDNNDAQNAAVNRALNAEDFALVHGPPGTGKTYTIARIVRELVERGERVLLSAFTNRAVDNALDAIESQGFEDVVRVGTESGVREDMQTYRLSKSGDPREQAEKLESADVVAATTATCGSRILRSQEFDVALVDEASQLTEPDTLAAANRAERFVLVGDHQQLPPVVRSGGRLSESLFERLIEQYPDAGVMLDQQYRMSQRIQAFSSTEFYDGQLRPATGEVAGQSLADIGVTGVPEGVRFEHVEGTDAAHTDAREAERVTELVEAYLDAGVEPGEVGVIAPFRAQVTEIGRRVPDGVAVDTVDRFQGSSKEVIVVSFVASDDMESPIFEDYRRLNVALSRAKKAMVLVGDADALRTDDTYRRMVEWASL
- a CDS encoding zinc-dependent metalloprotease, with the translated sequence MSLFEGVRAVASASGDSLVDWNAVRDAAKAGTPPGDLTLTAAEREAYAGDVRDARERIREVSTLDFDVPETVSVMNRHHWIDANAGTFERAFRPVNDASASLPGVSRTLNTGGAAAALSFLARNVLGQYDPLLLADGDAHELYFVHPNIVEAAASLDVPLARFRRWIAFHEVTHAAEFGAAPWLADYLEDRLRAGITELEDEYRLDTDEFEEVLLAMTAVEGYAELLMDRAFDREYGDLRRKLDARRRGGGPLTKLFRHLLGLGLKRKQYEQGREFFDAVVDARGIETASLVWNAPENLPRRDELDTPGRWLARVA
- a CDS encoding M20/M25/M40 family metallo-hydrolase; amino-acid sequence: MDRDRREFLDALLDTASPSGFEAPAQRVWVDYVESFADDVHTDAYGNAVAVYEGGDGPEFLFGGHADEIGYMVAKVDDDGFIHLTPVGGSDKSVSKGRHVVVHTEDGPVNGVIGQTAIHLRDPSDEEYDDIGEMTVDIGAEDEAEARELVSVGDPITVAEGVHDLAGHKVAARGLDNRVGIWVAAEALRRAADRGVDSTVYAVSTVQEEVGLQGAKMVGYDVNPDAAVAVDVTHASDSPEFPSDKHNEIGLGDGPVVARGSTNHRELVAAVRDAADAEAIDVQLQAAGIRTGTDADAFYTSRSGVPSLNLGLPNRYMHTPAEVIDQRDLDAAADLLAAVADHESGRDAFTVDI
- a CDS encoding LSM domain-containing protein — translated: MSGRPLDILEDSLDEPVSVHLKDGEIFEGVLTGYDQHMNLVLEDGEDTTVIRGDNVVTIKP
- a CDS encoding 50S ribosomal protein L37e, with protein sequence MTGSGTPSQGKKNTTTHVKCRRCGEKSYHVKKGECSSCGFGKSSKRRDYAWQGKTGDN
- a CDS encoding glutamate-cysteine ligase family protein, translated to MSRHGGGGGRGRTRAAADAEPVRRSVEVEYWVVDDDGELASPSGLLDATDGVEREFVEPLVEVKTTPCATPRELRDELTARLDAVLRRADERGKHLVPLATPLRADEIPEHDSARTRVQNRTLGESFAYVRHCAGTHVHVEQWPGHETDQLNALTALDPALALVNSSPYYRGERVAPGARSDLYRRRAYADFDRQGRLWPYLDDTDDWTRRVESCYEAFTAAARDAGVDPDTVESCFDRESAVWTPVQLRESFPTVEWRSPDAALPSDVLRLANTVAGVVGRVRETDVRIGDGGGRVTDDELVLPAFDAVRDYVDAAIYDGLTADALRDYLDRMGFAVDAYAPTTRAFEKQTLSLSEVRERRLAHARTLEEDVRRTRGVAERT
- the purF gene encoding amidophosphoribosyltransferase, coding for MTEKCGVVGISLAERDAALPTYYALYALQHRGQESAGIVTHDGFQQHQHVEMGLVGDAFDESDIDALTGSTGLGHVRYPTEGSLDKSCAQPFSVSFRGGALGLSHNGNLVNADEVRDELAATGHAFTSDGDTEVIAHDIARNLLEADLVRAVKRTMERIHGSYALTIMHDDTVMGVRDPEGNRPLCIGELDDGYVITSESAAIDTLGGDLVRDVQPGELVVLHEDGTGFDAYQLFERDRSAHCFFEYVYFARPDSVIDDELVYEVRRDLGRELWAESGVDTDVVMPVPDSGRAFASGYSDAAHEDGASVEFAEGLMKNRYVGRTFIMPTQEARERAVRLKLNPIRSTVEGKSVTIIDDSIVRGTTSNQLVELVRDAGAEEVHVRIGAPAILAPCYMGINMATRDELIAADKSTDEIREEIGADSLSYLSVDAVASAIGKRRDDLCLGCVTGEYPYDIDGETTDREVERPGVASADD